The sequence below is a genomic window from Deltaproteobacteria bacterium.
GAAAATGTCATGATTTCTGGCCAGAGCCGCAGCTACATCATCCTGCGTGCTCAGAGGATTGGAGGCGCAGAGGCTTACCGCCGCGCCACCCTCCTTCAACGCGATGACGAGATTTGCCGTCTCCGTGGTCACGTGGAGACAGCAGGCGACAGAAACACCCCCGAGGGGCTTCTCCCTCCGGAAGGTGTCCCGAATATCCTTGAGAACCGGCATTTCCATCGCCGCCCACTCGATTCGTTTTTCCCCCGTCCTGGAAAGCCTCAGGCTGGCAACATGCGATTTTTGCATCGTCCCTCCTTGCCACTCTCGTAATTTATGGGAATGGGTAACATTCCGGGGCCCCGGCAAAAGCGCCACAAAAAAGCTTCAAACCCCCAGCCTCAAGAGGTCTTTCAGGGCCGAAACACCGTCCCGGTTCTCCCAGGGAAACCCTTCATCTTCCCTGCCGAAGTGCCCGTATGCGGCCGTTTTCAGGTAGATCGGGCGAAGCAGGTCCAGTTTCTTCGTAATCATCCCCGGCCGCATGTCAAAAATATCGGGGATAACCTCCTCCACCTCTTTTTCCGGTATCACCCCGGTATTGAAGAAGTCGAGGTTCACGGAAACAGGTTCCGGGACCCCGATTGCATACGCGATCTGGATCTCACACTTCCTGGCCACCCCGGCGCCGATGATGTTCTTCGCGATGTACCGCGCCATGTACGAAGCGCTCCTGTCCACCTTCGAAGGATCCTTTCCCGAAAATGCCCCGCCCCCGTGGCGGCTCGACCCGCCGTAGGTATCGACGATGATCTTTCTTCCCGTAAGCCCCGTGTCGGCCATCGGCCCCCCGGCAACGAACCTCCCCGTCGGGTTCACGAGAAAGTTGGTCCGGTAGGTAATGAACTCGGGGGGAACCACCTTCTTCACCACCTCCTCCAGGATCCCGTCTTTGAGATCTGCGTCGCTCACCTCCGGCGTGTGCTGGGAAGAAACGACAACGGTGACCACCTCGACAGGCTTGCCCTCGTCATACTGAACCGTAACCTGGCACTTTCCGTCGGGCCATATGAAGGGAAGGATCCCCTCCTTCCTGCACCGGGCAAGCCGTTTCGATATCTTATGGGCAATCATTATCGGTAGAGGCATGAGCTCGGGTGTTTCGTCACAGGCGAAGCCAAACATCATACCCTGATCCCCGGCGCCCTGCTCCTCGGGAGCGCCCCGATCGACCCCCATGGCGATATCGGGAGACTGCCTGTTCAGAGCCACGACGACACCGCAAGAGTCGGCGTCAAATCCCGTCTCGGGGGTTACGTACCCGATACCCTTGATCGTATCCTTCACGATCCTCACCACATCGCAATCCGCCCCGGTGGTCACCTCCCCGCCGAGCATGACCAGACCCGCCGTTATCAGGGCTTCACAGGCAACCCGGGCATCGGCGTCCTTCCGTATGATATCGTCGAGTATCGCGTCCGATATCTGGTCGGCAACCTTATCGGGATGTCCTTCCGTGACCGATTCCGACGTGAACAGGTACGGCCTCTCAATCATCTATCCAACCTCCCGTGGCATTTCGCATTGCCCCGAACAGAACCGTCCGGGGAATTATACAATACCGCATCTAAAATTTCTCGACAATCTCCTCCGGATAGAGATCTTCGAATTTCCCGCGGAGCATGTCAGAAATGTCCCTCCCCGAGGCGCACGACTTTATCTCCTCCAAAAACTCCCGGGCATAGCCGAAGTCGGACTTTCGTATGATCGTCTTGGCAAGAGGAATCGAATCGGGATTCATGCTCAGCTCGTCGAGTTCGAGGCCTATGAGGACGGGGAGAAACATATGGTCTCCCGCCATCTCCCCGCACATGGCAGCTTTTATTCCCGCGCCGTGGGCCGCCTCAACGATGAACCTGATCATCCGGATTATGGCGGGATGGAGGGGGTCGTAGAGGTAGGTGACCGATTCGTTGACCCTGTCTATCGCGAGGCAGTACTGGATGAGGTCGTTCGTGCCGATGCTGAAAAAATCCACCATCCCGGCGAGGATATCCGAAATTATCGCAGCAGAGGGAACCTCGACCATGATGCCTATTTTGACCTCCTCGTCAAATGGGTGGCCATCCCTGGAGAGCTCCCGCTTCGCCTCGGAAACAACTTTCTTCGCCTCCTCGATTTCCCAGACGCAGGACACCATGGGAAACATTATGCGGACGTTGCCGTAAGCAGAGGCCCGGAGGATAGCCCGCAGCTGCGTCTTGAAGATCTCCTTTTCCTTCAGGCAGAACCGTATCGCCCGCAGCCCCATGGCGGGATTCATCTCCTCTGCAAGGTCAACGTGGCTCACGAACTTATCGCCCCCCAGGTCAAGGGTCCTGATCGTCACTTCACCCTTCTGGAACTTTTCGACAACACCCCGGTATATCATGAACTGCTCATCCTCCAGGGGCATGTCCCTCCGGTTCAGGTAGATAAACTCGGTCCGGTAAAGACCTATGCCGTCAGCCCCGAGAGCAAGAGCCTGCTCCGCTTCGTGGGGCATCTCGATGTTCGCCATGACCTTCAGCTTCCTCCCATCCCTCGTAACGGAAGGGAGTTTCGAAAATTTCACCAGGGCCTTTCGCTTCCTCTCCATCCGATCGAGTTTCTTGGTGTAATCCGATATGAGCGACTCATCGGGAGAGATGATTACGATGCCCTCGTACCCGTCTATTATGTACACCTCGTCGTAGGCAAAATAGCTGGTCACGTTCCCGAGACCGACGACGGCCGGTATCCTCAGTGACCGGGCGACTATCGCCGTGTGGGACGTCCTGCTCCCCATATCGGTGGCGAAACCCTTCACGGAACGCCCCACCATCTGGGCCGTGTCTGCCGGGGAGAGGTCATGGGCAATGACCACGACATCCTCGCCTACCTCGAGAATTGAATCAACCCTCCTGCCCGCCAGGTTCTCAAAAATCCTGTGGGCTATCTGTTTGATGTCATCGCCCCGCTGCTTCAGGTAGGGGTCCTCCATGCGGTGGAAGTTCTCGACAAGGTCCTTCAGCACTTTATCCAGAGCCCACTCCGCTCTGAAGAAATAATCCCGAATCATCTTGATCGTCGCATCGATGAGCATCGAATCTTCGAGCATGGAGATGTGGACCCCGAGAATCTGGTAGTGCTCGCCGTTTTTTTCGATTAACGACTCCTGGATCTCCGAGAGCTGTATCCTGGACCGATCGACGGCCCCCAGGAACTTCTCGACCTCTATCTCCACTTCCTCCCGGGAAACGTAGGACTTGACAAAGCTCGGCAGGCTCCTGTCGAGAAAAAAGCCCTTTGCGATTGCAATGCCCGGCGAGGCGGGTATGCCGCTTGCTATTATATTTTTCCTGTCCCTGTGCATCTATTTCTCGTAGAATCTTCTCTTTACCAGGTCTTCGATCGCTTTTACTGCCTCATCTGCGTCATCACCTTCCGCCGAAACCTTGATCATCGAGCCTTTGGGGGCCGCGAGCATCAGGATCCCCATGATGCTCTTGCCATTGACCTCTATGCCGTCCTTGAATATGAATATTTCGGACTGGAATTTACTCGCAAGGTTGGCGAGGGAAGATGCGGCCCTCGCGTGCAGTCCGAGTTCATTCTTTATCATCAGGTTCTTGACGACCCGGGTAGATTCACTCGTTTCCAGTTCGCTCATCCCGTTACCCCATGACGAGAGAAATGAGTACCACAAACATTGCCGAAAAAATGACTATCTCCGATGTGGCAGCAATCTTCCGGTAGATAAACTCCAGCGCAACAACCAGACACAGGGAAACCAGGAACTGGATTCCCGTGAAAACGAATTTCTGGTCAACGGCGAGAATTCTCGAAATGAAAAAACCCAGGTAAACCCCGAGAAAGATCATCACCAGCGCACGGATATACTCATTCTTTTCGGCAAAGTTATTTTCCCTGAGATACTGGTATATCCCATTTGGAGACGCGAGGGACATCTTGAATCCCATGATCCTCATCCGGAGGTGAAAATAGTTATACGCCAGCACGAGAAGCACGATCCCGAGATAGGGGTTGACCAGGGCAGCAAGAACCGACATGAGAGAAACAAAAGGTTTCAGAGACCCCCAGAAAAAGGAGTCGCCGATAGCCCCGAGAGAACCCATGAGACCCACTTTCGCAGAATTGACGGCGGAAGGTTCGACTTCGCCCTTCTGGATTTTCTCCTCGAAAGCAAGTGACATGGCCGCGAGGTGAGAAGAGAAATAGGGATGGGTGTTGAAAAACTCAACGTGCCGCTTTGCCGCCTCCCGTATCTTGTCCGGCTCGCCCGCGTATATCTTCTCCAACCCCGGAAGAATCGTATAGAGAAAGCCCACACTCTGCATGTTTTCAAAGTTCCAGCATGCCTGAACAAGCATGCTCCTTAGAAAGACCCGGGATTTCGTTTTGCGATCCAGCACCCTTAAAAAACCCCCATCTCGAATATTATGAACGCAATGGCTCCCGAAGCGAGAGCCATGTGGAAAAAAGCGCTCTTGTTGCTCACCCTGCAGTGCTGGTAGACGCTTACCGCTCCGGTTGCAGGGATGATGAGGTACATGACCAGAAACGGTGAGATGACATACCGCGGAATGGCGGGGACGACCAGTTTGCCCGCCAGGATGCCCAGGACTATCCAGGAAAAGGATAGGAGCACCCCCGCCAGGAGCCAGAGGACAATCGATGCGTAAATACAGGAGCGCACCGTCTCCAGGTCACCCAAATCGACACCCGACACGGCGTACCTCGATATCTTTCCGTTCATCCTCCTGACCAGGATGTCAACCTCCCTGCCCAGTTCCCCAACGAGAACCGACGCGGATCCGATGAGCGCAATATCGGCAAACCCCACTTCTCTGGAAAACGACAGATAGGCAACGGCTACGGTGCCGAAAAGAGCGGCTCCCGTATCGTCGGGAGGAACCGAGGCGCCAACGGGAAGCCGCGAAACCCAGAGCATTTCCAGGAGTATCCCAAGAGTAACACACTCCGGCAACCGGTTAAAGAGAGCCCCCGTGATCACCGCGATCGCTATCGGCCGGTGAATCATCATCTGCAGAACCGCGACCCTGTCCAGGTAAATAATCCCACACAGGAGTATCAGGACTGCCACCTTTGTGGTCAGGCTTATCTCCATCGTGGCTATTTCCCTATTTCAGCTCTATATCTATTTCCCTGTCAGAGGGCACTGCCTTGACATCGATCTGCACACCGAGATCCTTCAGCTTTCTCACGATCCTCTCGTCGTCTGCATCAAAAAAAACCGTGGAGGATATCCTCTTTTTTCCCGTCTCATAGTGGAGGTTGCCCACGTTGATTTTCAATATACCCGGGACCTCTTTGACGATGCTCAACGCAACTTTCAGATCCCTGCAGAGAACGAGAACCCTCTTGCTCTCTTTACCCCTGGCCCAGCACCCCGATACAAAATCCTTTACGGAAGAGCAGAAAAGGTCCACATCGGGTGGGACCGCCATCTTCATGACTTCTTTCATCATGAAATCTGATGCGGTCCTGTCATCAACGACGACTATTTCTGAGGCACCCGTGAAGGGCAACCATGCCTCGATAACCTGTCCGTGGACAAGCCTTGAATCTATTCGGACAAGAGCTATCTGCACATTTAACTCCTTCCTACCCTCCTCTTTAATATTTCGCTTGCGATTGTTATGTTTTTCTGTCCGTACTCCTTTATAAACCGGGCCAGATCCTCCAGATTCTTCTCCTTCTCCCTTGCAGTAGGAACCCGCAAAACCATCGGTGTATTCACCCCCGTTATCACCTCCACGTCATATCTTCCAAGAAATGACAATGAGAGGTTCGAAGGTGTGCCTCCGAACATGTCCGTCATGACGAGCACCCCGTCGCCACTGTCCACCGATTTGATTGCCTTCTCGATGTCGTTGTGAATCTTCTCCATAGACGCTTTCGCATCTATATTTACCGCCATGGCATGCTCGATCTTTCCCACGATCAACTCGGCAGTCTTCAGCACCTCCGTTGCAAGGTTTCCGTGCGATACGATGACGACACCAATCATGACTCATGCACCCCCAGATTCTGTTTTTGTAATATCCCTGTGCTTTACATTTATATCAGCATTGCCGTGCTTATTGCCAATGAATTTCACGACCTCCTCAGCAACTGCCACCGACCGGTGGCGCCCTCCGGTGCACCCGATTGCCACCGTGAGGTATGCCTTTCCCTCACCTATGAACTTCGGAAGCAAAAAGTCAAGCAAATCCCCAATCTTATCGATATATATCCTGGAATCTTCGTTGGCAAAAATATATTTTCTCACTTCCTCCTCCCTCCCGTCTTTGTCTTTCAAGCCCCCAACGAAGTGGGGGTTGGGGAGGAACCGGGCGTCAAAGAGAATATCGGCCTCGGCCGGTATCCCGTATTTGAACCCGAAACTCAGAAAGGTGACGTTTAGCTTCGTAAGTTCCTCTACGGGCATCTCCTTTCTGATAAATTCCTTCAGCTCATGGATGCTCATGTCGGCTGTGTTTATGTAGAGGTCGACATAGGACCTGACCGTTTTGAGAAATTCCCTTTCCTTGCCGATGCTGTCTAACGGATTTTCCGACTCTGAAAGCGGGTGCTTTCTGCGCGTTTCGCTGAACCTCCTCACCAGGACATCATCGTCGCAATCGAGGAAGATCACCCGAAACTGGATCTCCATCTTGCGGAAATAGTCGACGAGCTCGGGAAATTGGGAAAAAAACTCCTTCCCTCTCACATCTATGACGAAGGCCATTCTCTGCTTCGCCAGCTCCTCCCCGATCAACAGCTCCACGATTCGCGGTATGATAACCACGGGCACATTGTCGACGCAGAAAAAACCGGTATCTTCGAGCACTTTTAATGCGGTGCTCTTTCCGGAACCGGAGATCCCCGTTATTATGATAACCAGTGGGGGTGTCATTTTTCCTTCTTCTTCCTGTATTTAAGGCGTCTCTTAGCAATTGCGTCACGCTGTTTCGAGGAGAACTCGACCGCCGAATCGACCCCCGTCTGCTTGAGCAGGTAATTTCTCACGCCAACTTCCACGAGCGTCGACAGGTCCCGCGCCGGGCTCACCGGAAAAAGGATACTGGGCAGTTTCACGTTCAACAGCTTGAAAGACCTCTCAGGAATGCCCGTACGGTCATACTTCTTGTTCGAGTCCCACTCTTCGAGCTCGATGACAAGATCCACCTGTTTCTCCTCTATTATCGACGACAGGCCAAAAAGATCCCGTATGTTGATAATCCCCAGGCCTCTTATCTCCATGTAGTGCTTGATCACGTCCCCGCCCCTTCCAAGCAGGGTATTGTGCCCCCTTTTCTCGATTTCGATCGCGTCGTCTGCAACGAAACGGTGCCCTTTGCAGATCAGGTCGAGGGCGCACTCGCTCTTCCCTATCCCGCTCGACCCGGTGATCAAGACCCCCACACCGTAAATATCCATCAGGACGCCGTGGACCGTTGTCCGCTCGGACAACTCCAAAGAAAGATAACCGATTATTTTTTCTATCAGGGTCGACGTGTCATACCCTGACAGGAGAACGGGAAGCCGGACCTTGGCCGACATGCTCTTCAAACCATGCGGGGGGGTTACTCCCCCCGCAAAAATGATACAGGGGAGGCCGGAGCCGCACAGTTTTTCAAGAACCTCCCTACCTTTCCTTGCATCGAGGCTCTCGAAAAATATCATTTCGGCCTCGCCGGCAATCTGAATCCTGTCAGGATGGAAGGACCTGAATATGCCGGCAAAAACGAGGCCCGACTTCTGAATTCTGGATGTGGTTATCTGACGTGTCTTGCCCGACTTCCCTGAAAAAAAGCTGAGGTCTAAATCAATATTGGTATCTTTGAAAAGCTTTTCTACTGATATCGTTCTCATGTGAACCGCCGGCCGCTTTTTTCATAACCTCTCGTCCTCTTCTCTCAATATCTCAACCATCTCTATTTGTGATCCGGCATCCATGATTTTTTTCCGAAACCTATCAGTCTTGAGCAGTCTCGATATCCTTGCAAGGGCCTTCAGATGGAGGCCCGCTGAGTTTTCGGGGGCGACGAGAAGAAAAAAGAGGTGCGCCGGCTTTCCGTCCATGGATTGAAAATCAACACCCTTCGTGCTCCTTCCGAGAGCACCGGTCAGAAATTTGATCCCCGGGTACTTGCCGTGAGGTATGGCAACTCCCTCGCCTATTCCCGTCGACCCGAGCGATTCCCGCTCGAGCAGAATGTTTGCCAGCTCTACCGGCGCTATTTCCTCGCAATTTCCCGCGACAACGCCTGCAAGTTCCTTTATCACCTCATCTTTTGTTTCGGCTTTCAGCTCCTCTACCACCGTTTCTGGAAATAGGAGGTCAAATATCTTCACGGTTCCTTCCTCTACCCTTTCATGGTTCGATAAACCCTACCCTGCCGTCCTTCAGCCTGCACACGACATTGTAGGTATTTGTCTCGAAATTGAGAAAAAGAAGCACATCCTTCCCTGAAAACTCCAGGTGCTTTACGGCATCGTCCATAGTCATAGGTTTCGGCAGGGAGTTGTTCAACCTCACCACCTCAACACCCCCGGAAACCGATATGTCTTCCTCCTCAATCACCTCATCGAGGATACTTTTGTTGAGGGAACCGTAATTTGCATGCTCCTTCCTTTTTTCCCTGAATTTCTTGACCTGCTTTTCTACCTTGTCGACGACCAGGTCGATAGCGGAGAACAGGTCGTCTGTCTCCTCGATCGCCTTTACGGAGATTCCCTTTGCAGTGAGCAAAACCTCGGCTATGTGCCGGTATTTCTTGACACTCAGGATCACACTTGCGTCGAAGGGGTTGTTGATGACCTTGTCCAGCTTGGTGATCTTGTCCACTGCGTACCCCTTGAGCGTCTCATTGGGCTCTATCTGCCGGAATGTAACCGTGATCCCCATTTATCCGCCTCCAAACGCGAACGTTCCTTGTTCATATTTTGCAAATGTTTATGCTAGCCCAATTATTCAGCGAACGCAACGCTTTCTAGAAAATCTTTTTCCTCTTGTTAGATGGCAAAATCCCCAAAGATTCCCTGTACTTCGTAACAGTTCTCCGTGCTATATTGATGCCCTGTGACTTCAATATCCTCGCAACCTCTATATCGCTGAGGGGTTTTTGCGGATTTTCTCCCTGAATCAGCTCTTTGATCTTCTCCTTTACCGACTCCGACGCCACACTCTCACCGTCCCTCCTGGAAAGGGAGCTGGTAAAGAAGTATTTCAACTCGAACAAACCAAGCGGGGTGTGCACATATTTTCCGCTCGTTACGCGAGATACCGTAGATTCGTGCATTTTGATATCCTCGGCGATATCCCGGAGGGTCATGGGCTTTAAGAAGCCCGGTCCCTGCTCGAAAAATTCGATCTGATTCTTGAGTATCGACTCCATCACCCGGTATATGGTTCTCTTCCTCTGGTATATGCTCTTTACGAACCATGCGGCAGAATTCACCTTTTCCCTTATATACTCCTTCTCTTCCTTCGAGAGGGATGCTTTCTGCTTGATCAGGTCCCGGTAATAAGAGTTGATACGGAGCTTTGGCAATCCATCCTCGTTGAGGGAAATTACCCACTCTGAGCCAACCTTGAATACCGAGATATCGGGGACCACGTAATGTACCTCTGCTGTTGAATATTGCCTCCCCGGCTTCGGATCCAGGCTGGATATGTTCTTGAATGCCGCTCTTACCCTGGTCTTTTCAATTTTCAATGCCCGCGCAACGCCCAGAAGGTCCGTCTTGATGAATCTATCGAAATATTCATCGAGAATGCGCACCTCGAGAGACCTGAGGCCGAATTTTTCCCGCGCCTGCACGGAAAGGCATTCCTTCAGGTCCCGCGCCCCGGCACCGGTGGGGTCAAAGAGCTGGATCTTTTTCAGCATATCCTCCACCTCTTGTGCGGCAAGCTGAAACTTTTCCGACGTCTCTTCTATGCCAACCGTGAGGTAGCCATTTTCATCAATGTTTCCAATCAGATAGGTGCCGAGCTTTTTCTCCTCCAGGGAAAGGTTCTCAAGGGAAAGCTGAATCATGAGATGGTCGGTGAGATTGATCTCCGTCTTGAGGGTATTCTCGTACAGCGGCCTCCCGTCTTCATCCGCCCGGACCCTGCTTCCCTGATATCCCCCGAAGGATTCATCGGGAAAGTACGCATCCAGGTCGATCGAATCGAGGAAGGAATCGACTTCTTCCTCGTCCTCCTTTTCCTTCCCTTCAGCCGAAAGCTCCTCTTTTCGCTCATCCTCCTCCTCGAGAACCTCTTCGAGGACGGGATTCTGCTCGAGCTCATTTTTAATCGTCTGCTGAAGTTCCAGGCGGGTCAGCTGGAGAAGCTTTATAGCCTGCTGGAGTTGAGGGGTTATCGTCAGCTTGAGCTGCTGCTGCAGCCGGAGGCTATGTTTCATATCAAGCGCCATTAAAGCGTGAACTCCTCACCAAGGTAGACTTCCTTGACTATATCCGAACTGAATATGTATGCCGGCTCTCCCTCTTCGAGAATCTCCCCTTCGTTTATTATATACGCCCTGTCACAAACTCTCAAAGTGTCTCTGACGTTGTGGTCCGTTATGATAACCCCGATTCCCTCATCTCTCAGCTTCACGATAATTCTCTGCAGGTCAGCTATGGTAATGGGATCGATGCCTGCAAAAGGCTCATCGAGCAGGAGAATGGACGGCAGAAGGGTCAGGGCCCGGCAAATTTCAACCCTTCTCCTCTCACCACCGGAAAGGGAGTAACTCTTCGCCTTCCTCAGATGCTCGATGCCCAGCTCTGAGAGCAGCGTCTCGAGCCTTTCCTTCATTTCCCGCTGCGAAATGGGCAGCGTCTCGAGAATCGCCAGAACGTTGTCTTCAACGTTCATCTTTCGGAAAATAGAGGGCTCCTGGGGAAGATACCCGATACCCAGCCGTGCCCTCCTGTACATGGGGAAGGTGGTTATATCCAGATCGTTGAGGACTATGCTTCCCTCATCGGGGATGATGAGACCCGTGATGGCGTAGAAGAGGGTGGTTTTCCCGGCGCCATTCGGTCCCAGAAGCCCGAGCACTTCCCCCCTCTTCGCCTGGAGTGAAACACCTCTTAGCACTTTTCTCTTCCCGAAGTTCTTAACAATGTCTTTTGCCTGTAACGTGCTCACTCTTCTCCTTTTTCCGGGGCCTTTTGTTCTTCCTCTTTCTCCTTCATGAACGTGTCGGGATTGATGATCGCCTTCACCCTTCCCTTTTCTCCCCCTATGATGACGCTCCTGTTTTCGGCTATGTATATTATCAGCTTTTCACCCAGAAGCCTGCTGTCACCCTCTGATACTACCGTGTTTCCGATCAATTCGACAGTCTGATCTTCGTTGATGAAGATCGCCCGGTCTCCCCGCGCCTCTCTTATGTCTTCCTGAACGACCCTCACGTTCCCGATCGCCTCGATCTTTGCCACCTCCTTTCCCTCCTCGTCGTACTCGGCTATGAGGGAATCGGAGTAGATGAGCAAACTGTTCTGTGATGCGATGACATCCCCCTTGAAGGTCACCCTGCGCTTCTGCCTCTCCGCCACGAGCTCTTTCGCCGTTATCTCAATAGGCTTTTTGGACAGTTTTTCCGCCTTCAGCTCGTCGGCACCTTCGATTGCCTCCGCGGGGAGCAGCGGAAGGGCGAGGGCAAGGAAAAGTGACAGCAAAATGGCGGTATTCTTGCGGGCCCGGACCTTCTTCACCTGATCACCTCACCCAGCTCTTCCTTCAACACCGTAAGGTCTGAGATATGCGCTTCGACCCTTTCCAGCCTGAAGCGCTCTTCATTGAAATCCATGATCCCCCGGTCCCCCGTCACGGAGAGCGTGCCGGACTGGAGGCGAACATCCCTTTCCAGGATAGCTTCCCGGCGCTCGAAGTCGAAAATCCCCCCGCTCCCGGTCAGCCGGAAAACATCGGAGGCGGTAATGAGAACCCTCCCCGATGACACGAGAGATTTTATCTCGCTGTCATACACCGCCTCGGGCAGGGTGAAGTAATAGGGCACCTGATCCCCCTTGAAGACGCCCTGAACCTCCAGGAAGGAGACAAAATCAACCCCCCTGAAGTAGTTTGCCCTCCTGGCCGTGAAATCTACATCGACCCCCTTTTGTGATATCTCCCTGAATCCGAAATTATGAATGACCATGTCGGGGCTCGTTTGGGGAATAACCACGCCACCGGACCCGCCGACCGACATTTCTCTGCCCCCGTTCTTCGAGCAGAAAGAGATGAAAAAGGCGAGGAAAAGCGTCAAAAGAGTCGGCATCAGCTTATTCATGATGTTTATCATAGCACTTAATGAATGGAAGGTTAAAAGAAAGATATTTCAAGATCTTTCAGAATCGAAAGGAGGATGTGTGCGTCGATTTCCGGTTTTTCCGACACGGGAAAAAGGGTCCGGGCTGCCGGCGATAACGGGCCGCCAGGGCCGCGCCATTTTCCGCGGCGGGAAATCATCTACTCCAGGTACTTGGACATCACGGTGGCCCACAAACCCTTGTTTTTCAATATATATTCAATAATTTCCCTGACGGCCCCCCGGCCACCGGGCCTTTCCGCAACGTAGTGGGCGACATCTTTTACTTCCTGGACGGCATCCTGGACGGTGGCGGCAAAGCCGACCTTTTTCAGGACGGGAATGTCGACTATGTCATCCCCCACGTAGGCTATCTTTTCCCTTTCCACGCCGGTTTTTTCCATGATTTCCCAAAGCGCCGCCACTTTATCGAACTGCCCCTGGTACAGGATCTCTATACCCAGCTCCCCGGACCGCCTCGCAACGATGTCAGATTTTCGACCGGTGATAATTCCCACCTCGATTCCGGCGCGCTGGATGAGTTTGATTCCATGGCCGTCCTTTACGTCGAAAAACTTCCATTCCGTCCTGTCGGGGCCGTAGACTATCCTTCCATCCGTGAGCACGCCGTCCACGTCAACGAGAAGCAGCTCAACCCTCGTCGCTCTCTCCCGCGCTGTCTCCTGCCCGATCTGGTTCATGTAATCTTTGCCCTCAAAAGATCGTGTATGTGTATCACGCCAACGAGGTTCTTTTCCCCCTCGTCGAAAACAAAGAGTGAGGTTAT
It includes:
- a CDS encoding methionine adenosyltransferase, yielding MIERPYLFTSESVTEGHPDKVADQISDAILDDIIRKDADARVACEALITAGLVMLGGEVTTGADCDVVRIVKDTIKGIGYVTPETGFDADSCGVVVALNRQSPDIAMGVDRGAPEEQGAGDQGMMFGFACDETPELMPLPIMIAHKISKRLARCRKEGILPFIWPDGKCQVTVQYDEGKPVEVVTVVVSSQHTPEVSDADLKDGILEEVVKKVVPPEFITYRTNFLVNPTGRFVAGGPMADTGLTGRKIIVDTYGGSSRHGGGAFSGKDPSKVDRSASYMARYIAKNIIGAGVARKCEIQIAYAIGVPEPVSVNLDFFNTGVIPEKEVEEVIPDIFDMRPGMITKKLDLLRPIYLKTAAYGHFGREDEGFPWENRDGVSALKDLLRLGV
- the ptsP gene encoding phosphoenolpyruvate--protein phosphotransferase — translated: MHRDRKNIIASGIPASPGIAIAKGFFLDRSLPSFVKSYVSREEVEIEVEKFLGAVDRSRIQLSEIQESLIEKNGEHYQILGVHISMLEDSMLIDATIKMIRDYFFRAEWALDKVLKDLVENFHRMEDPYLKQRGDDIKQIAHRIFENLAGRRVDSILEVGEDVVVIAHDLSPADTAQMVGRSVKGFATDMGSRTSHTAIVARSLRIPAVVGLGNVTSYFAYDEVYIIDGYEGIVIISPDESLISDYTKKLDRMERKRKALVKFSKLPSVTRDGRKLKVMANIEMPHEAEQALALGADGIGLYRTEFIYLNRRDMPLEDEQFMIYRGVVEKFQKGEVTIRTLDLGGDKFVSHVDLAEEMNPAMGLRAIRFCLKEKEIFKTQLRAILRASAYGNVRIMFPMVSCVWEIEEAKKVVSEAKRELSRDGHPFDEEVKIGIMVEVPSAAIISDILAGMVDFFSIGTNDLIQYCLAIDRVNESVTYLYDPLHPAIIRMIRFIVEAAHGAGIKAAMCGEMAGDHMFLPVLIGLELDELSMNPDSIPLAKTIIRKSDFGYAREFLEEIKSCASGRDISDMLRGKFEDLYPEEIVEKF
- a CDS encoding HPr family phosphocarrier protein — translated: MSELETSESTRVVKNLMIKNELGLHARAASSLANLASKFQSEIFIFKDGIEVNGKSIMGILMLAAPKGSMIKVSAEGDDADEAVKAIEDLVKRRFYEK
- a CDS encoding PTS transporter subunit IIB yields the protein MQIALVRIDSRLVHGQVIEAWLPFTGASEIVVVDDRTASDFMMKEVMKMAVPPDVDLFCSSVKDFVSGCWARGKESKRVLVLCRDLKVALSIVKEVPGILKINVGNLHYETGKKRISSTVFFDADDERIVRKLKDLGVQIDVKAVPSDREIDIELK
- a CDS encoding PTS fructose transporter subunit IIA — translated: MIGVVIVSHGNLATEVLKTAELIVGKIEHAMAVNIDAKASMEKIHNDIEKAIKSVDSGDGVLVMTDMFGGTPSNLSLSFLGRYDVEVITGVNTPMVLRVPTAREKEKNLEDLARFIKEYGQKNITIASEILKRRVGRS
- the rapZ gene encoding RNase adapter RapZ, whose translation is MTPPLVIIITGISGSGKSTALKVLEDTGFFCVDNVPVVIIPRIVELLIGEELAKQRMAFVIDVRGKEFFSQFPELVDYFRKMEIQFRVIFLDCDDDVLVRRFSETRRKHPLSESENPLDSIGKEREFLKTVRSYVDLYINTADMSIHELKEFIRKEMPVEELTKLNVTFLSFGFKYGIPAEADILFDARFLPNPHFVGGLKDKDGREEEVRKYIFANEDSRIYIDKIGDLLDFLLPKFIGEGKAYLTVAIGCTGGRHRSVAVAEEVVKFIGNKHGNADINVKHRDITKTESGGA
- the hprK gene encoding HPr(Ser) kinase/phosphatase — translated: MRTISVEKLFKDTNIDLDLSFFSGKSGKTRQITTSRIQKSGLVFAGIFRSFHPDRIQIAGEAEMIFFESLDARKGREVLEKLCGSGLPCIIFAGGVTPPHGLKSMSAKVRLPVLLSGYDTSTLIEKIIGYLSLELSERTTVHGVLMDIYGVGVLITGSSGIGKSECALDLICKGHRFVADDAIEIEKRGHNTLLGRGGDVIKHYMEIRGLGIINIRDLFGLSSIIEEKQVDLVIELEEWDSNKKYDRTGIPERSFKLLNVKLPSILFPVSPARDLSTLVEVGVRNYLLKQTGVDSAVEFSSKQRDAIAKRRLKYRKKKEK
- a CDS encoding PTS transporter subunit EIIA: MKIFDLLFPETVVEELKAETKDEVIKELAGVVAGNCEEIAPVELANILLERESLGSTGIGEGVAIPHGKYPGIKFLTGALGRSTKGVDFQSMDGKPAHLFFLLVAPENSAGLHLKALARISRLLKTDRFRKKIMDAGSQIEMVEILREEDERL
- the raiA gene encoding ribosome-associated translation inhibitor RaiA, whose product is MGITVTFRQIEPNETLKGYAVDKITKLDKVINNPFDASVILSVKKYRHIAEVLLTAKGISVKAIEETDDLFSAIDLVVDKVEKQVKKFREKRKEHANYGSLNKSILDEVIEEEDISVSGGVEVVRLNNSLPKPMTMDDAVKHLEFSGKDVLLFLNFETNTYNVVCRLKDGRVGFIEP